A single Glycine soja cultivar W05 chromosome 14, ASM419377v2, whole genome shotgun sequence DNA region contains:
- the LOC114383566 gene encoding uncharacterized protein LOC114383566 codes for MGNSLRCCLACVLPCGALDLIRIVHLNGYVEEITRPITAGEVLKANPNHVLSKPTSQGVVRRILILSPDTELKRGSIYFLIPTASLPEKKKRRCSDDGGNDNDHRNKNDLVKVSSKKSMKSNHDLPSSQQCDNEGFVLSKEKKCSRRDHRSRRGGLWQPRLESISED; via the coding sequence atgggtAACAGCTTAAGGTGTTGTTTGGCTTGCGTTCTTCCGTGTGGAGCCCTAGACTTGATCCGCATAGTGCACTTGAACGGGTACGTGGAAGAAATCACGCGTCCAATCACGGCGGGGGAAGTTCTTAAAGCGAATCCAAACCATGTCTTGAGCAAACCGACCTCCCAAGGCGTGGTTCGCCGGATTCTGATCCTCTCACCAGATACCGAACTCAAGAGAGGGAGCATATACTTCTTGATCCCGACAGCATCGCTGccggaaaaaaagaaaagacgtTGCAGTGACGATGGTGGTAATGATAATGATCATCGTAATAAGAATGACCTTGTCAAAGTGTCTTCCAAGAAGAGCATGAAGAGCAACCATGATTTGCCATCATCACAACAATGTGATAATGAGGGCTTCGTACTTTCTAAGGAGAAGAAATGCTCACGGCGGGATCACCGGAGCCGTCGCGGCGGATTGTGGCAGCCTCGGTTGGAGAGCATCTCAGAAGACTAG
- the LOC114384517 gene encoding WRKY transcription factor WRKY24-like — MASSSGSLDTSASANSFTNFTFSTHPFMTTSFSDLLASPLDNNKPPQGGLSERTGSGVPKFKSTPPPSLPLSPPPISPSSYFAIPPGLSPAELLDSPVLLNSSNILPSPTTGAFVAQSFNWKSSSGGNQQIVKEEDKSFSNFSFQTRSGPPASSTATYQSSNVTVQTQQPWSFQEATKQDNFSSGKGMMKTENSSSMQSFSPEIASVQTNHSNGFQSDYGNYPPQSQTLSRRSDDGYNWRKYGQKQVKGSENPRSYYKCTYPNCPTKKKVERSLDGQITEIVYKGTHNHPKPQNTRRNSSNSSSLAIPHSNSIRTEIPDQSYATHGSGQMDSAATPENSSISIGDDDFEQSSQKCKSGGDEYDEDEPDAKRWKIEGENEGMSAPGSRTVREPRVVVQTTSDIDILDDGYRWRKYGQKVVKGNPNPRSYYKCTHPGCPVRKHVERASHDLRAVITTYEGKHNHDVPAARGSGSHSVNRPMPNNASNHTNTAATSVRLLPVIHQSDNSLQNQRSQAPPEGQSPFTLEMLQSPGSFGFSGFGNPMQSYVNQQQLSDNVFSSRTKEEPRDDMFLESLLC; from the exons ATGGCATCTTCTTCTGGTAGTTTAGACACCTCTGCAAGTGCAAACTCCTTCACCAACTTCACCTTCTCCACACACCCTTTCATGACCACTTCTTTCTCTGACCTCCTTGCTTCTCCCTTGGACAACAACAAGCCACCACAGGGTGGTTTGTCTGAGAGAACTGGCTCTGGTGTTCCCAAATTCAAGTCCACACCACCACCTTCTCTGCCTCTCTCTCCCCCTCccatttctccttcttcttacTTTGCTATTCCTCCTGGTTTGAGCCCTGCTGAGCTTCTTGACTCGCCGGTTCTCCTTAACTCTTCCAAC ATTCTGCCATCTCCAACAACTGGAGCATTtgttgctcagagcttcaattgGAAGAGCAGTTCAGGGGGGAATCAGCAAATTGTCAAGGAAGAAGACAAAAGCTTCTCAAATTTCTCTTTCCAGACCCGATCAGGACCTCCTGCTTCATCCACAGCAACATACCAGTCTTCAAATGTCACAGTTCAAACA CAACAGCCATGGAGTTTTCAGGAGGCCACGAAACAGGATAATTTTTCCTCAGGAAAGGGTATGATGAAAACTGAAAACTCTTCTTCCATGCAGAGTTTTTCCCCTGAGATTGCTAGTGTCCAAACTAACCATAGCAATGGGTTTCAATCCGATTATGGCAATTACCCCCCACAATCTCAGACTTTAAGTAGAAGGTCAGATGATGGGTACAATTGGAGGAAATATGGCCAAAAACAAGTGAAGGGAAGTGAAAATCCAAGAAGTTATTACAAATGCACATACCCCAATTGCCCTACAAAGAAGAAGGTTGAGAGGTCTTTAGATGGACAAATTACTGAGATAGTTTATAAGGGTACTCATAACCATCCTAAGCCTCAAAATACTAGGAGAAACTCATCAAACTCCTCTTCTCTTGCAATCCCTCATTCAAATTCCATCAGAACTGAAATCCCAGATCAATCCTATGCCACACATGGAAGTGGACAAATGGATTCAGCTGCCACCCCAGAAAACTCATCAATATCAATTGGAGATGATGATTTTGAGCAGAGTTCCCAAAAGTGTAAATCAGGAGGGGATGAATATGATGAAGATGAACCTGATGCCAAAAGATG GAAAATTGAAGGTGAAAATGAGGGTATGTCAGCCCCTGGAAGTAGAACAGTGAGAGAACCTAGAGTTGTAGTTCAGACAACCAGTGACATTGATATCCTTGATGATGGCTATAGGTGGAGAAAATACGGGCAGAAAGTAGTGAAGGGCAATCCAAATCCaag GAGTTACTACAAGTGCACACACCCAGGATGTCCAGTGAGGAAGCACGTGGAAAGAGCCTCACATGACCTAAGGGCTGTGATCACAACTTATGAGGGAAAGCACAACCATGATGTTCCTGCAGCCCGTGGCAGTGGCAGCCATTCTGTTAACAGACCAATGCCAAACAATGCTTCAAACCACACCAACACTGCAGCCACTTCCGTAAGGCTCTTGCCAGTGATCCACCAAAGTGACAATTCCCTTCAGAACCAAAGATCACAAGCACCACCAGAAGGGCAATCACCCTTCACCCTAGAGATGCTACAAAGTCCAGGAAGTTTTGGATTCTCAGGGTTTGGGAATCCAATGCAATCTTACGTGAACCAGCAGCAACTATCTGACAATGTTTTCTCCTCCAGGACCAAGGAGGAGCCTAGAGATGACATGTTCCTTGAGTCTCTACTATGctga
- the LOC114383438 gene encoding cation/H(+) antiporter 14-like — protein sequence MALADIIPNSTLALNTTLWVCEHTTKFQRNSKGIFYNGNPLNYTLSVVSLQASLVCLSTTWLQSFLIPFGETTFIPQVLGGLLTGPSILGQIKNLDKLLFAPKPFYVCEAISLYGTLLFLFLMGVKIDISVLMRLGKKNWAIGLCSCVLPLILTISSALVLRQILTPETDLYKNLFYIAAFSSTGSFQVTASVLEDFKLLNSEVGRLAISSCMINGFISAVWQGVVVAHQQRVIWKVDIIASKMMAISLLAMVLIIICVLRPIMSWMIRNTPEGKPLKESYIVAIYLMLLTCSLYSEVSGEHYIVGPVLLGLTVPDGPPLGSGLVERLQTLTSALFMPLFFFSSSAKFKLSLVDAYGFAIVQPVAIIGFFGKLLGTMLPSLYCKMSLTDSLSLGLIMSSQGITHLLHLQSLQYLRIIDDRSYAQMFIALIWLTAASNPIVKFLYDPSKSYLSFTKRRTIEHALSNAVLPLMACIHYEEDTLPMINCLEMSHSTIENPICFHVLHLVELTGRTIPVLIDHQHENKANNTLHSKHSQSITNVFKSYEQHNMGNVMVKLYTSISPFETMHDEICLQAAQKRVCMLIVPFHKQWRDGQVMESAHHVRTLNLHLLRTAPCSVGILVERGKLTRNNPLNSVSFYSVGIVFIEGPDDREALAYAMRMADHSNIKVTLIRLMEPCMKSRQLMNRDPDGDLIHKFKVDYIQIKRHDYREEVLRDSVEMVSFIKSLEGCFDLILAGRCHENDSSLFSGFNEWNEYPELGSVSDMLVSSDSTFDGSVLVVQQNRVGVGHHDLHLDNSFAAKHEPATIVDVHPKVMAFV from the exons ATGGCTCTCGCGGACATAATCCCAAATTCCACCTTGGCCTTAAACACGACCCTATGGGTTTGCGAGCACACAACTAAGTTTCAACGTAATTCAAAGGGAATATTCTACAACGGCAACCCTTTAAACTACACATTATCTGTGGTCTCTCTGCAGGCCTCCTTAGTTTGTTTGTCCACTACATGGTTGCAATCCTTTCTTATCCCATTTGGGGAGACCACCTTCATTCCACAAGTGCTG GGAGGGTTGCTGACGGGGCCATCAATACTGGGACAAATTAAAAATCTTGACAAGTTGCTCTTCGCCCCAAAACCTTTCTACGTGTGTGAGGCAATCTCTCTTTACGGGACCTTGTTGTTCCTGTTCTTGATGGGAGTCAAAATAGACATATCTGTGCTAATGAGACTGGGAAAAAAGAATTGGGCCATTGGCTTGTGTTCTTGTGTATTGCCACTAATATTAACCATATCTTCTGCTTTGGTTCTACGCCAAATTCTGACCCCGGAAACAGACCTCTACAAGAACCTGTTTTACATTGCAGCATTCTCATCAACTGGTTCCTTTCAAGTCACCGCAAGTGTTTTGGAAGACTTCAAGCTCCTAAATTCAGAGGTTGGTCGATTGGCAATCTCTTCATGTATGATAAATGGGTTCATCAGTGCGGTGTGGCAGGGTGTGGTAGTCGCACACCAGCAAAGAGTTATATGGAAAGTCGACATAATCGCTTCCAAAATGATGGCAATTTCTTTGCTTGCTATGGTGCTTATCATCATATGTGTTCTTCGACCTATCATGTCGTGGATGATACGCAATACACCCGAAGGGAAGCCCTTGAAAGAGTCCTACATAGTTGCCATCTACCTTATGCTGTTAACGTGTTCATTGTATAGTGAGGTAAGTGGGGAGCACTACATTGTTGGGCCTGTGCTTCTTGGCCTAACAGTGCCGGATGGCCCACCACTTGGATCAGGATTGGTAGAAAGGCTTCAAACCTTGACCTCAGCACTGTTTATGCCATTGTTCTTCTTCTCTAGTAGTGCCAAATTCAAGTTGAGTTTAGTCGATGCCTATGGCTTTGCAATTGTGCAGCCTGTGGCCATAATTGGCTTCTTTGGGAAACTGCTAGGAACCATGTTGCCCTCACTCTATTGCAAGATGTCACTCACCGATTCTCTCTCCTTAGGTCTCATCATGAGTTCACAAGGCATCACGCATTTGCTTCACTTGCAAAGTTTGCAATACCTTCGA ATTATAGATGATCGATCATATGCTCAAATGTTTATAGCTTTAATATGGTTGACAGCAGCTTCCAATCCCATAGTGAAATTCCTGTATGACCCATCAAAGAGTTACTTGTCCTTCACCAAGAGGAGGACCATTGAGCATGCTCTTTCCAATGCTGTACTTCCCTTGATGGCATGCATACACTATGAAGAAGACACCCTACCCATGATCAATTGTCTAGAAATGTCACACTCCACAATTGAGAATCCCATTTGCTTCCATGTTCTACACCTCGTTGAGCTAACAGGCAGAACAATCCCAGTTTTAATAGATCATCAACACGAGAACAAGGCCAATAATACATTGCACTCTAAACATTCACAAAGCATAACAAATGTCTTCAAATCATACGAGCAACATAACATGGGCAACGTGATGGTGAAACTCTACACATCTATCTCCCCTTTCGAGACAATGCACGATGAGATATGCCTGCAGGCCGCACAAAAAAGAGTTTGCATGTTGATTGTGCCATTTCACAAGCAGTGGAGAGATGGTCAAGTTATGGAATCAGCACACCATGTTAGAACATTGAACCTCCATTTGCTTCGAACCGCGCCGTGCTCCGTTGGGATCCTAGTTGAACGTGGAAAATTGACTAGGAACAACCCTTTAAATTCGGTGTCCTTCTACAGTGTTGGAATTGTGTTTATAGAAGGGCCAGATGACCGTGAAGCCTTGGCATATGCAATGCGCATGGCTGATCACTCGAATATAAAGGTTACGTTAATTCGGTTAATGGAGCCTTGCATGAAGAGTAGACAATTGATGAATAGAGACCCTGATGGTGACTTGATTCACAAGTTTAAGGTTGACTACATCCAAATCAAACGCCATGATTACAGAGAGGAAGTCTTGAGAGACAGTGTGGAAATGGTCAGTTTCATAAAGTCACTCGAAGGTTgctttgatttgattttggcGGGTAGATGTCACGAAAACGACTCTTCATTGTTTAGTGGATTTAATGAGTGGAATGAGTACCCAGAACTTGGTTCTGTATCAGACATGTTAGTGTCTTCAGATTCTACTTTCGATGGATCCGTGTTAGTAGTTCAACAAAATAGGGTAGGGGTTGGTCATCATGATTTGCATCTAGACAATTCCTTCGCTGCCAAGCACGAACCCGCAACCATTGTAGATGTGCACCCTAAGGTTATGGCCTTTGTTTAA
- the LOC114384173 gene encoding cation/H(+) antiporter 15-like: MGKKIWVIGVCSCVLPLLFTICAALILRQILSPKTELYKSLFFIAAFSSTGSFQVTASVLEDFKLLNSEVGRLAIPSSMVNGLICSVWQGILVSHQQRTISKEKKNSSKMSTLLLILMVIIILCVFRPIMLWMIRKTPKGKPVRESFIVSIYLMVLVCALFGELIGEHYIVGPMILGLAVPEGPPLGSTLVERLDTLTSTVLMPLFFFSSSARFNFHLVDFYGLAIVQPVAILGFFGKLLGAMLPSLYCKLPLTDALILGLIMSSQGLTQLLHLQSLQLFHIIDDRTYAQMLIALIWLTAASNPVVRFLYDPSKSYLSLTSRKTIEHAPPNTVLPLMACIHSEENTLPMMNFLEMSNSTNENPIYFHVLHLLELKGRTIPVLIDHQPNNKDTLHSKDSQSIINAFKSYEQQNKGNVMVTLYTSISPYETMHNEICMQAAQKRVCMLIVPFHRQWRANQAMESTFAIRALNRHLLRTAPCSVGILVERGYLTGNNPLTSVSFYSVGIVFIEGPDDREALAYAMRMADHPNVKVTVIRLMEPRKKSRQLMNRDPDGDLIHKFKVDYIQIKRHDYREEVLRNSVEMVNIIRSLEGCYDLILVGRRHESESPLYSGLTDWNEYPELGFLADMLVSSDSSFDGSVLVVQQQNRLGVVHHDLHIDSSFISKNETVIVADVDPNTRVWPVV, encoded by the exons ATGGGGAAGAAGATTTGGGTCATTGGAGTGTGTTCTTGTGTCTTGCCACTCCTATTTACCATATGTGCTGCTTTGATTCTACGACAAATTTTGTCCCCGAAAACCGAACTCTACAAGTCCTTATTTTTCATTGCAGCATTCTCATCAACTGGCTCCTTTCAAGTCACCGCAAGTGTTTTGGAAGACTTCAAGCTCCTAAATTCAGAGGTTGGTCGATTGGCAATCCCTTCATCTATGGTAAATGGATTAATCTGTTCAGTGTGGCAGGGAATTCTAGTCTCACATCAACAAAGAACTAtatcgaaagaaaaaaaaaactcttccaAAATGTCGACCCTTTTGTTGATTCTTATGGTGATTAtcattttatgtgtttttcGACCTATCATGTTATGGATGATACGCAAGACACCCAAAGGGAAGCCAGTTAGAGAGTCCTTCATAGTTTCCATCTATCTTATGGTGTTAGTGTGTGCCTTATTTGGTGAGTTGATTGGGGAGCACTACATAGTTGGGCCTATGATTTTGGGCTTAGCAGTGCCAGAAGGCCCACCACTTGGATCAACATTGGTAGAAAGGTTAGATACCTTGACCTCAACAGTGCTTATGCCATTATTCTTCTTCTCCAGTAGTGCCAGATTCAATTTCCATCTAGTCGATTTCTATGGTTTGGCAATTGTGCAACCAGTGGCCATACTTGGTTTCTTTGGGAAGCTGCTAGGAGCCATGTTACCCTCACTCTATTGCAAGTTGCCACTCACCGATGCTCTCATCTTAGGTCTCATCATGAGTTCCCAAGGCCTCACTCAGTTGCTTCACTTGCAAAGTTTACAACTCTTTCAT ATTATAGATGATCGAACATACGCTCAAATGTTGATAGCTTTAATATGGTTGACAGCAGCTTCCAATCCCGTAGTGAGATTTCTGTATGACCCATCTAAAAGTTACTTGTCCTTAACTAGTAGGAAGACCATTGAGCATGCTCCTCCCAATACCGTGCTTCCCTTGATGGCATGCATACACTCGGAAGAAAACACCCTGCCTATGATGAATTTTCTAGAAATGTCAAACTCCACAAATGAGAACCCCATTTACTTCCATGTTCTACACCTCCTTGAGCTAAAAGGCAGAACAATCCCAGTTTTAATAGATCATCAACCCAACAACAAGGATACTTTGCATTCTAAAGATTCACAGAGCATAATAAATGCCTTCAAATCATACGAGCAACAGAACAAGGGCAACGTGATGGTGACACTCTACACATCCATTTCCCCTTATGAGACAATGCACAATGAGATATGCATGCAGGCCGCACAAAAAAGAGTGTGCATGTTGATTGTGCCATTTCACAGGCAATGGAGAGCAAATCAGGCCATGGAATCAACATTCGCCATTAGAGCATTGAACCGCCATTTGCTCCGAACAGCACCATGCTCCGTTGGAATCCTAGTTGAGCGTGGATACTTGACCGGGAACAACCCTTTAACTTCTGTGTCCTTCTATAGTGTTGGAATTGTGTTTATAGAAGGGCCAGATGACCGTGAAGCCTTGGCATATGCAATGCGCATGGCTGATCACCCGAATGTAAAGGTCACAGTGATTCGGTTAATGGAGCCTCGCAAGAAGAGTAGACAGTTGATGAATAGAGACCCTGATGGTGACTTGATTCACAAGTTTAAGGTTGACTACATCCAAATCAAACGCCATGATTACAGAGAGGAAGTTTTGAGAAATAGTGTGGAAATGGTCAATATCATAAGGTCACTCGAAGGTTGCTATGATTTGATTTTGGTGGGTAGGCGCCATGAAAGCGAGTCTCCATTGTATAGTGGATTAACAGACTGGAATGAGTACCCGGAACTTGGTTTTTTAGCAGACATGTTAGTGTCTTCGGATTCATCTTTTGATGGGTCTGTGTTGGTGGTGCAGCAACAAAATAGGTTAGGGGTTGTTCATCATGATTTGCACATAGACAGCTCCTTCATTTCCAAGAACGAAACCGTAATTGTTGCGGATGTGGACCCTAATACAAGGGTGTGGCCAGTAGTTTAA